Proteins from a single region of Primulina tabacum isolate GXHZ01 chromosome 5, ASM2559414v2, whole genome shotgun sequence:
- the LOC142547281 gene encoding protein-S-isoprenylcysteine O-methyltransferase A-like, which produces MTDTIFFTAFRQLLQMFFAIIFFHCSEYILAISSHGKNNVTPKSLLISKNYILAMIISLIEYLVEIYFFPGLKEHWLLSNIGLAGVVFGEIIRKLAIITAGRSFTHLIKIRHEEHHVLVTHGVYRHIRHPSYCGFLIWSVGTQIMVCNPLSTVAFAFIVWRFFQQRIPYEEFFLRQFFGLQYEEYTDQTFSGIPFIK; this is translated from the coding sequence ATGACAGATACCATCTTCTTCACAGCATTCCGGCAGTTATTGCAAATGTTCTTTGCTATAATCTTCTTCCACTGTTCTGAATATATTCTTGCCATTTCTAGTCATGGGAAAAACAATGTAACCCCGAAGTCTCTTTTAATCAGCAAAAACTACATATTGGCAATGATCATTTCCTTGATAGAGTATTTGGtcgaaatttatttttttcctgGGCTGAAGGAACACTGGTTGCTAAGCAACATAGGCCTCGCCGGGGTGGTTTTTGGAGAAATTATACGAAAGTTGGCTATAATAACAGCCGGTAGATCCTTTACTCATCTCATAAAGATTCGTCATGAGGAGCATCATGTATTGGTGACACACGGAGTATATAGGCACATTCGGCATCCAAGTTACTGCGGGTTCTTGATTTGGTCCGTTGGCACTCAAATCATGGTTTGCAATCCGCTATCGACTGTGGCATTTGCATTCATCGTTTGGCGGTTTTTCCAGCAGCGAATACCATATGAGGAATTCTTCTTGAGACAGTTTTTTGGATTGCAGTACGAGGAGTATACTGACCAAACCTTTTCTGGAATCCCATTTATCAAATGA
- the LOC142547282 gene encoding LOW QUALITY PROTEIN: squamosa promoter-binding-like protein 7 (The sequence of the model RefSeq protein was modified relative to this genomic sequence to represent the inferred CDS: inserted 2 bases in 1 codon), translated as MQQNPSPLSHMSEIPETPSTITPHSFPVDPTSSSLFDWSDFLDFNLDENLSISFSDAQEPEQPGFDQGPPTGEPGXRIRKRDPRLVCSNFLAGRVPCECPELDEQLEQQKEEELGSALPGKKRARTARLAGGSQVRCQVPRCEVDISELKGYHKRHRVCLNCANASTVVLDGENKRYCQQCGKFHILLDFDEGKRSCRRKLDRHNNRRRRKPNDSKGSVDNEPQPFFLVDDASGDDYSGKDNVCVSSQTEERPTIVELDGHVSPQGSALSSQHLQNDSIVSFGASGEASVDEEKQNPKHKHSSTYHENKNMFYSMCPAGRISFKLYDWNPAEFPRRLRNQIFQWLASMPVELEGYIRPGCTILTAFIAMPKPMWLKLLEEPSLFIKDLVSSPGNMLFGRGTMLVYINDKIFRVTKDAASIMKVVIKDRSPKLHYVYPTCFEAGRPMEFVACGSNLLQPRFRFLVSFAGKYLAYDICVSSACCKKGESDDFDHQLVKIYVPHTDMDLFGPAFVEVENQSGLSNFVPILVGNKETCAEMEILRQNCNTLCTSKEQMSSPSRSPCEAFASRQAQLSEFILEVAWLLKKPAPEQTLTPSQVQRFNHLLNFLIEKDSFFVLGRVISYIKDVVDDNLIDGVADIDMKILLKNMDMARNMIDQNSQNNRCAVVPTTDLDLEKTLRNIPQVQEFLPSLAESAKAPLLNQQVVMNVNLHERPRKSGHQLHSGMVWPSRPFIMVVTVFGVCFGVCLVVLHPQRVGEIATSIRRCLFDHR; from the exons ATGCAGCAAAACCCATCTCCCCTATCGCACATGTCAGAAATCCCCGAAACTCCCTCCACCATCACCCCTCATAGTTTCCCCGTCGACCCCACCTCGTCTTCACTCTTTGACTGGTCTGATTTCCTTGATTTCAACCTCGATGAGAACCTCAGCATCTCGTTCTCCGATGCCCAGGAACCCGAGCAACCCGGATTTGATCAGGGGCCACCAACCGGTGAACCTGG TCGGATCAGGAAGAGGGATCCCAGGTTGGTTTGCTCCAATTTCCTGGCTGGTCGGGTCCCATGTGAGTGCCCTGAGTTGGATGAGCAATTGGAGCAGCAGAAGGAGGAGGAGTTGGGTAGTGCCCTGCCCGGGAAGAAACGGGCCAGAACGGCGAGGCTCGCCGGTGGAAGCCAGGTGAGGTGCCAGGTTCCGCGGTGTGAGGTGGATATTAGTGAGCTTAAAGGGTATCATAAGCGGCATCGGGTGTGTTTGAATTGCGCAAATGCAAGTACCGTGGTTCTTGATGGGGAGAACAAGAGATATTGTCAACAATGTGGAAA GTTTCATATTTTATTAGATTTTGATGAGGGTAAACGCAGTTGCCGAAGGAAATTAGATCGGCACAATAATAGACGTCGAAGAAAACCTAATGATTCCAAAGGAAGCGTGGACAATGAACCTCAGCCTTTTTTTCTTGTTGATGATGCCAGTGGTGATGATTACTCTGGAAAAG ATAATGTATGTGTGAGCAGTCAGACGGAAGAGAGACCAACAATAGTGGAGTTAGATGGACATGTCTCACCTCAAGGCTCAGCTCTCAGTTCCCAACATCTTCAGAATGATAGCATTGTTTCATTTGGTGCTTCGGGTGAAGCAAGTGTAGATGAGGAGAAACAGAATCCAAAACACAAGCATTCCTCGACATACCATGAAAACAAGAACATGTTTTACTCTATG TGCCCTGCTGGCCGAATCTCCTTCAAGCTCTACGACTGGAATCCAGCTGAGTTTCCTCGACGACTTCGAAATCAA ATATTTCAATGGTTGGCTAGCATGCCTGTTGAATTGGAGGGATATATCCGTCCAGGTTGTACAATTTTGACGGCTTTTATCGCAATGCCAAAGCCAATGTGGCTTAAG TTATTGGAAGAACCAAGTCTATTTATTAAAGACCTTGTCTCGTCACCAGGAAATATGTTATTTGGAAGAGGTACCATGCTTGTATATATAAATGACAAGATTTTTCGTGTCACAAAAG ATGCAGCCTCTATAATGAAAGTTGTTATAAAAGATCGATCTCCAAAGCTTCATTACGTCTATCCAACTTGCTTCGAGGCTGGCAGGCCTATGGAGTTTGTAGCTTGTGGAAGTAATCTACTCCAACCAAGATTTCG GTTTCTTGTGTCTTTTGCTGGGAAATATTTGGCCTATGACATCTGTGTATCATCTGCCTGTTGTAAGAAAGGTGAGAGTGATGATTTCGACCATCAGTTGGTGAAAATATACGTGCCTCATACtgatatggatctttttggccCAGCTTTTGTTGAG GTTGAAAATCAGTCTGGCTTGTCCAACTTCGTTCCAATTCTTGTGGGGAACAAAGAAACATGTGCAGAAATGGAGATCCTACGACAAAATTGCAACACACTTTGCACTTCCAAAGAACAAATGTCATCtccttcaagatctccatgtgAAGCTTTTGCGTCAAGACAAGCACAGTTGTCAGAATTTATCTTAGAAGTAGCTTGGTTGCTCAAGAAACCTGCACCAGAGCAGACATTGACACCTAGTCAAGTACAAAGATTCAACCATTTATTGAACTTTTTGATAGAAAAGGATTCATTTTTCGTTTTAGGGAGAGTAATTTCCTACATTAAAGATGTGGTCGATGACAATTTGATAGACGGAGTTGCCGATATCGATATGAAAATATTACTGAAAAATATGGATATGGCAAGAAATATGATCGATCAGAACTCCCAAAATAATAGATGTGCTGTTGTACCAACTACAGATCTG GACCTGGAGAAAACATTACGGAATATTCCCCAGGTACAAGAGTTCTTGCCATCTCTAGCTGAAAGTGCTAAAGCTCCTCTTTTAAACCAACAGGTTGTCATGAACGTTAATCTTCACGAGAGGCCAAGAAAGTCTGGCCACCAGTTACATTCAGGGATGGTTTGGCCTTCTCGACCCTTTATCATGGTGGTCACTGTTTTTGGTGTTTGTTTTGGGGTATGTTTAGTCGTCCTCCACCCTCAAAGAGTAGGTGAAATCGCAACGAGTATTAGGAGGTGTTTGTTTGACCACAGGTAG